One genomic segment of Micromonospora sp. WMMC415 includes these proteins:
- a CDS encoding helix-turn-helix transcriptional regulator: protein MTSAFDPPDTGPTLGPFPVEGIVRRARRIVGLSQIRMARFAKVAPSTVARVEAGTLTPSLAVLERLLGAAGLYLVVVDQEGRLVRPMEVWDDTRDGAGRRYPAHLDTILDPKPGEWWADIYGLARPPETFHRCPVEREMRRRLSVWEVRVAQNRSAPRPPDPDRYG, encoded by the coding sequence ATGACCTCCGCCTTCGACCCGCCCGACACGGGGCCGACCCTGGGACCGTTTCCCGTCGAGGGAATCGTCCGCCGGGCGCGCCGCATCGTCGGCCTCAGCCAGATCCGCATGGCACGGTTCGCCAAGGTGGCACCGTCGACCGTCGCCCGGGTGGAGGCCGGCACCCTGACGCCGAGCCTGGCGGTGCTGGAACGGCTCCTCGGCGCGGCGGGGCTCTATCTCGTCGTGGTCGACCAGGAAGGCCGCCTCGTCCGTCCGATGGAAGTGTGGGACGACACGCGCGACGGCGCCGGCCGTCGCTATCCGGCGCACCTCGACACGATCCTCGACCCGAAGCCGGGCGAGTGGTGGGCGGACATCTACGGGCTGGCGCGGCCGCCGGAGACGTTCCACCGCTGCCCCGTCGAGCGGGAGATGCGGCGCCGCCTCAGCGTGTGGGAGGTACGCGTCGCCCAGAACCGGTCCGCCCCTCGACCGCCTGATCCGGACCGGTACGGCTGA
- a CDS encoding lamin tail domain-containing protein encodes MRPRRTIAALATATAAVTVTAVGVAPTAASAAPTDLFISEYVEGSSNNKAIELFNGTGAPIDLSAGGYQLLLYFNGSTTPTAFPLTGTVAAGDVHVFAHSSANAAILAQADQTTGSGLFNGDDAVVLRRGDTVLDSIGQVGVDPGTEWGAGATSTADNTLRRLGGVTAGDTDPADAFDPAAQWAGFAVDTVDGLGAHTTDGGGPVDAPATVTCGGTLATSAGTAATREVTATDPDDRIVDLAVTSVSPTPTTGSISRTAVTPAEAAGGTARATVTASADLAAGAYSVLLTATDADGTTATCTLTVQVTRELTVGEVQGPTTDAESGPADRSPLAPASGNGTSSTLHDVRGVVTQRTLARDSSGRDQHGFFLQSRSDATDGDPTSSDGIFVFMGSFTSLIGGYVPAVGDEVVLRARVSEYFNMTQLSSASLVRKVASGLDVNAVVAVTDAVPPVDLADAQRFWERHEGARLRVRAGSAAVSGRNVFASTADAETFVIDRDDPLLDRADPYTRRVFRDTHPLDNDPTRTFDDGNGQRIMLGSMGVKAVAGDNAALLPPAHTFDTLTGDAVGGLYYSFEKYGVQVESAAFAAGADPSKNNPPQPARRSEEFAVATYNVENLYDFRDDPFDGCDFAGNAGCTGVRPPFDYVPGSDEEYREQLAALADQITTDLHSPDLILVQEAEDQDICTVSGSELVCGTMNDADGAPDTLQELALTIAAKGGPAYAAAYDRTGADDRGITSAFLFRTDRVSLAEATAGDPLLGSSPTVQYRSAGLPTNADVQNPKALNAVLPSDVDTSTGKDGNNVFTRAPQLGKFSVAAAPGSSERFTVWAASNHYSSTPDARVGQRREQAAYGAAIVSAIEASDPNARVVYGGDLNVFPRPDDPIATGADLTPSDQLGPLYEAGLRNLWEDLLADAPSSAYSYSFEGQAQTLDHLFVNGALHRDLVQMRAAHINADWPAEHAGDGTRGSSDHDPQVARFRSRASLSVADASVVEGDRGNVRLDFTVTVSRPLSQPVLVCAATYGTTARSGSDYESYVGCRTLAAGQTTLTFPVTVRGDRKREADEKLTLLVAGIPGLRLADPLGTGTIVDDD; translated from the coding sequence ATGCGCCCGCGCCGCACAATCGCCGCGCTCGCGACCGCCACCGCCGCCGTCACCGTCACGGCCGTCGGAGTCGCACCCACCGCGGCCAGCGCCGCGCCCACCGACCTGTTCATCTCGGAGTACGTCGAAGGCTCGTCCAACAACAAGGCGATCGAGCTCTTCAACGGCACCGGCGCGCCGATAGACCTGAGCGCCGGCGGTTACCAGCTGCTGCTGTACTTCAACGGCTCCACCACTCCGACGGCCTTCCCCCTGACCGGCACGGTGGCGGCGGGTGACGTCCACGTCTTCGCCCACTCCTCGGCGAACGCCGCGATCCTCGCCCAGGCCGACCAGACCACCGGCAGCGGCCTGTTCAACGGCGACGACGCGGTCGTGCTCCGCCGGGGCGACACCGTGCTCGACTCGATCGGCCAGGTGGGCGTGGACCCGGGCACCGAATGGGGTGCCGGGGCGACCAGCACCGCCGACAACACGCTGCGCCGCCTGGGCGGCGTCACCGCCGGCGACACCGATCCCGCCGACGCCTTCGACCCGGCCGCCCAGTGGGCGGGCTTCGCCGTCGACACGGTCGACGGGCTCGGCGCGCACACAACCGACGGCGGCGGCCCGGTCGACGCGCCGGCCACCGTCACGTGTGGCGGCACGCTCGCCACGTCGGCCGGCACCGCCGCGACCCGCGAGGTCACCGCCACCGACCCGGACGACCGGATCGTCGACCTGGCCGTCACCTCGGTCAGCCCGACGCCGACCACCGGTTCCATCAGCCGTACCGCGGTCACCCCCGCCGAGGCGGCCGGCGGCACCGCCCGGGCCACCGTCACCGCGAGCGCCGACCTGGCCGCCGGGGCGTACTCGGTGCTCCTGACCGCGACCGACGCGGACGGCACCACCGCCACCTGCACCCTGACCGTGCAGGTCACCCGGGAGCTGACCGTCGGGGAGGTGCAGGGCCCGACCACCGACGCCGAGTCCGGCCCGGCCGACCGCTCGCCGCTCGCGCCGGCCAGCGGCAACGGCACCAGCAGCACGCTCCACGACGTCCGCGGGGTCGTCACCCAGCGCACCCTGGCCCGGGACTCGTCCGGCCGGGACCAGCACGGCTTCTTCCTCCAGAGCCGCTCCGACGCCACCGACGGCGACCCGACCAGCTCCGACGGCATCTTCGTCTTCATGGGCTCGTTCACGTCGCTCATCGGCGGTTACGTGCCGGCCGTCGGCGACGAGGTGGTGCTGCGGGCCCGCGTCTCCGAGTACTTCAACATGACCCAGCTCTCCAGCGCGTCGCTGGTCCGCAAGGTCGCCTCCGGGCTGGACGTGAACGCGGTGGTCGCGGTGACCGACGCGGTTCCGCCGGTAGACCTGGCGGACGCGCAGCGCTTCTGGGAGCGGCACGAGGGCGCGCGGCTCCGGGTACGCGCCGGGAGCGCCGCGGTGAGCGGACGGAACGTCTTCGCCTCCACGGCCGACGCCGAGACCTTCGTCATCGACCGGGACGACCCGCTGCTCGACCGCGCGGACCCGTACACCCGCCGGGTCTTCCGGGACACCCACCCGCTCGACAACGACCCGACGCGCACCTTCGACGACGGCAACGGTCAGCGGATCATGCTGGGCAGCATGGGCGTCAAGGCGGTGGCCGGGGACAACGCTGCCCTGCTGCCGCCGGCGCACACCTTCGACACGCTGACCGGTGACGCCGTCGGCGGCCTCTACTACTCCTTCGAGAAGTACGGCGTCCAGGTCGAGTCGGCCGCCTTCGCCGCCGGGGCCGACCCGTCGAAGAACAACCCGCCGCAGCCGGCCAGGCGGTCGGAGGAGTTCGCGGTCGCGACGTACAACGTGGAGAACCTGTACGACTTCCGCGACGACCCGTTCGACGGCTGCGACTTCGCCGGCAACGCCGGCTGCACCGGCGTCCGCCCGCCGTTCGACTACGTGCCGGGCAGTGACGAGGAGTACCGGGAGCAGCTCGCCGCGCTGGCCGACCAGATCACCACCGACCTGCACTCCCCCGACCTGATCCTCGTGCAGGAGGCGGAGGACCAGGACATCTGCACGGTCAGCGGCAGTGAGCTGGTCTGCGGTACCATGAACGACGCCGACGGCGCCCCGGACACCCTCCAGGAGCTGGCGCTGACCATCGCCGCGAAGGGCGGCCCCGCCTACGCGGCCGCGTACGACCGCACCGGCGCGGACGACCGGGGCATCACCTCGGCGTTCCTCTTCCGCACCGACCGGGTCTCGCTGGCCGAGGCGACCGCCGGTGACCCGCTGCTGGGTTCGTCGCCGACGGTGCAGTACCGCTCGGCGGGGCTGCCGACGAACGCGGACGTGCAGAACCCGAAGGCGCTCAACGCGGTGCTGCCGTCCGACGTGGACACCTCGACCGGCAAGGACGGGAACAACGTCTTCACCCGGGCGCCGCAGCTCGGCAAGTTCTCCGTGGCCGCCGCGCCCGGGTCGAGCGAGCGGTTCACGGTGTGGGCGGCGAGCAACCACTACTCGTCCACGCCGGACGCCCGGGTGGGGCAGCGCCGGGAGCAGGCCGCCTACGGCGCCGCGATCGTGTCGGCGATCGAGGCGTCCGACCCGAACGCGCGCGTGGTGTACGGCGGTGACCTGAACGTCTTCCCGCGCCCCGACGACCCGATCGCGACCGGGGCGGACCTGACGCCGTCGGACCAGCTCGGTCCGCTGTACGAGGCGGGGCTGCGCAACCTCTGGGAGGACCTGCTCGCCGACGCACCGTCGTCCGCCTACTCGTACAGCTTCGAGGGGCAGGCGCAGACGCTGGACCACCTGTTCGTGAACGGGGCGCTGCACCGCGACCTGGTGCAGATGCGCGCCGCGCACATCAACGCCGACTGGCCGGCCGAGCACGCCGGTGACGGCACGCGCGGCTCCAGCGACCACGACCCGCAGGTGGCGCGGTTCCGCTCCCGCGCGTCGCTCAGCGTGGCCGACGCGTCGGTGGTCGAGGGCGATCGGGGCAACGTCCGGCTCGACTTCACCGTCACCGTCTCGCGACCGCTGTCCCAGCCGGTGCTGGTGTGCGCCGCGACCTACGGGACGACCGCCCGGTCCGGCTCGGACTACGAGTCGTACGTCGGGTGCAGGACCCTCGCGGCCGGTCAGACGACCCTCACCTTCCCGGTGACCGTGCGCGGTGACCGGAAGCGCGAGGCCGACGAGAAGCTGACGTTGCTCGTGGCCGGCATACCGGGTCTGCGCCTCGCCGACCCGCTCGGCACCGGCACCATCGTCGACGACGACTGA
- a CDS encoding GNAT family N-acetyltransferase has translation MVREWDPRTASSAEIASLLDTLNAVLAADLPQDPPWQENSLREYLAEVMPGERRISWVAQAEPASNGVPGAIMGQVHVLLLGDIGVLEVLVHPSARRTGLGRDLVLTAARRVYHEGFQSIGVEVVGDTPAVGFYEALGFAKEYVETRSVLDLATVDWAELTEMASGIGAGYHLEFHPGGPPDELIEAYARAKAEVRDVEDGELRPSSYDPQRLRDSLDCLHRRGMKPYIVLALHEQSGEVAGLTEVVVPAQHPTRADQYDTIVVQDHRGYGIDRAIKARMLLELRSAEPQLVEVQTWNAQANEAMLKVNAELGYRPDREWCEYSVDVADLVHRLDPGR, from the coding sequence ATGGTGCGCGAGTGGGACCCCAGGACCGCGTCGTCCGCCGAGATCGCGTCGCTGCTGGACACGCTGAACGCGGTCCTGGCGGCCGATCTGCCGCAGGATCCGCCGTGGCAGGAGAATTCCCTGCGGGAATACCTGGCCGAGGTGATGCCCGGTGAGCGCCGGATCTCCTGGGTCGCCCAGGCGGAGCCGGCCTCGAACGGCGTCCCCGGGGCGATCATGGGTCAGGTCCACGTGCTGCTGCTCGGTGACATCGGCGTGCTGGAGGTGCTGGTGCACCCGTCCGCGCGCCGCACCGGCCTCGGCCGCGACCTGGTGCTGACCGCCGCCCGCCGGGTCTACCACGAGGGGTTCCAGTCGATCGGCGTCGAGGTGGTCGGCGACACCCCGGCGGTCGGCTTCTACGAGGCGCTCGGCTTCGCCAAGGAGTACGTGGAAACCCGCAGCGTGCTCGACCTCGCCACGGTGGACTGGGCCGAGCTGACCGAGATGGCCTCCGGCATCGGCGCGGGCTACCACCTGGAGTTCCACCCCGGTGGGCCCCCGGACGAGCTGATCGAGGCGTACGCGCGGGCCAAGGCCGAGGTGCGCGACGTCGAGGACGGCGAACTGCGCCCCAGCTCGTACGATCCGCAGCGGCTGCGCGACAGCCTGGACTGCCTGCACCGGCGGGGCATGAAGCCGTACATCGTGCTCGCCCTGCACGAGCAATCCGGCGAGGTGGCCGGCCTGACCGAGGTGGTGGTGCCGGCCCAGCACCCGACCCGCGCCGACCAGTACGACACGATCGTCGTCCAGGACCACCGCGGGTACGGCATCGACCGGGCGATCAAGGCACGCATGCTGCTGGAGCTGCGCTCCGCCGAACCGCAGCTCGTCGAGGTGCAGACCTGGAACGCCCAGGCCAACGAGGCGATGCTCAAGGTCAACGCCGAGCTGGGGTACCGCCCCGACCGCGAGTGGTGCGAGTACAGCGTGGACGTCGCCGACCTGGTGCACCGGCTCGACCCGGGGCGCTGA
- a CDS encoding lytic murein transglycosylase, which yields MVDGEDRTTLRPLRPAAPPDGPFAGSGAAPDEPFASVPRPRRPWLRSATPSADDKAAHTDDDPPHADDTAARTDDTAARTDDTAARTDDTAARTDGPAGTAPPRTGDDLTVTRVDPLPPVDPAAPDRPAAARRRRVPFAHAVRIPPGRLAAGATRAVRDWSRRPSGRLTLPGVFLLFLVAATAAAGALLVPAAVRSRPVAVDASAGAPTTAADPTLAAGAPLPATTLPPLGGPTAVAPTGGTVVPAPGTGRPADALAAWAAQIGPKVGIAPVAMQAYGYAELVLAQTNRSCGLSWTTLAAIGHVESAHGQANGARLGTDGRAAPEIIGLPLDGRDNRMLIRDTDRGVLDRDTTYDRAIGPMQFIPTTWQEVGADADNDGRKDPHDIDDAALAAANYLCKGSRNLTIAGDWWNAILSYNDVRAYAQDVFDRANQYGQASRT from the coding sequence GTGGTGGACGGCGAGGACAGGACGACCCTTCGACCCCTCCGGCCGGCCGCGCCGCCCGACGGCCCGTTCGCCGGCTCCGGCGCCGCCCCGGACGAGCCGTTCGCCTCGGTGCCCCGTCCACGCCGGCCGTGGCTGCGCTCGGCGACACCCTCCGCCGACGACAAGGCGGCGCACACCGACGACGACCCGCCGCACGCCGACGACACGGCGGCACGGACCGACGACACGGCGGCACGGACCGACGACACGGCGGCACGGACCGACGACACGGCGGCACGGACCGACGGCCCTGCCGGGACGGCGCCGCCGCGCACCGGCGACGACCTCACCGTCACCCGGGTCGACCCGCTGCCCCCGGTCGACCCGGCCGCCCCGGACCGGCCCGCGGCAGCCCGGCGGCGCCGGGTCCCCTTCGCGCACGCCGTACGGATCCCGCCGGGACGGTTGGCGGCGGGTGCGACCCGGGCGGTCCGCGACTGGTCGCGGCGCCCCAGCGGGCGGCTCACCCTGCCCGGCGTCTTCCTGCTCTTCCTGGTGGCGGCGACCGCCGCGGCCGGCGCCCTGCTGGTACCCGCGGCCGTGCGCTCCCGGCCGGTCGCGGTCGACGCCAGCGCGGGAGCGCCGACGACCGCTGCCGACCCGACCCTGGCGGCGGGCGCACCGCTGCCGGCCACGACGCTGCCGCCGCTCGGCGGACCCACGGCCGTGGCGCCAACCGGCGGCACGGTCGTCCCGGCGCCCGGCACCGGCCGGCCCGCCGACGCCCTCGCCGCCTGGGCCGCTCAGATCGGCCCGAAGGTGGGCATCGCCCCAGTGGCCATGCAGGCGTACGGGTACGCCGAGCTGGTGCTCGCCCAGACCAACCGGAGCTGCGGGCTGAGCTGGACCACGCTGGCCGCGATCGGGCACGTCGAGTCCGCGCACGGGCAGGCCAACGGCGCCCGGCTCGGCACGGACGGCCGGGCCGCCCCCGAGATCATCGGCCTCCCGCTGGACGGGCGCGACAACCGGATGCTGATCCGCGACACCGACCGCGGGGTGCTCGACCGGGACACGACCTACGACCGGGCGATCGGGCCGATGCAGTTCATCCCGACCACGTGGCAGGAGGTCGGCGCCGACGCGGACAACGACGGCCGCAAGGACCCGCACGACATCGACGACGCCGCCCTGGCCGCCGCGAACTACCTGTGCAAGGGGAGCCGCAACCTGACCATCGCCGGTGACTGGTGGAACGCCATCCTGTCGTACAACGACGTCCGGGCGTACGCGCAGGACGTGTTCGACCGGGCCAACCAGTACGGGCAGGCCAGCCGCACGTGA
- a CDS encoding RNA polymerase sigma factor has protein sequence MGSDVASPVRPSDELGPGGPDADPAVPFERFYRAHVDRIHRALALATGDVGLAREAADEAMARAYARWDRVRQLDNPAGWVFRVGLNWATSWWRKVRRERPPAPGDRGAAVSGPDPAGMAARSALDRLPTAQRAVIVCRVLLDLSTAETAAVLDLTEGTVKSRLSRGLAGLRAALAEKE, from the coding sequence ATGGGAAGCGACGTCGCCTCGCCGGTCCGGCCGTCCGACGAGCTCGGTCCGGGTGGGCCCGACGCCGACCCGGCCGTGCCGTTCGAGCGGTTCTACCGGGCGCACGTCGACCGGATCCACCGGGCACTGGCCCTCGCCACGGGGGACGTCGGACTGGCCCGCGAGGCCGCCGACGAGGCGATGGCAAGGGCGTACGCACGGTGGGACCGGGTCCGGCAGCTCGACAACCCCGCCGGATGGGTGTTCCGGGTCGGGCTGAACTGGGCGACCTCGTGGTGGCGGAAGGTCCGCCGGGAACGCCCACCCGCACCGGGCGACCGGGGTGCGGCCGTGTCCGGGCCGGACCCGGCCGGGATGGCCGCCCGGTCGGCGTTGGACCGGCTCCCCACCGCCCAGCGGGCGGTGATCGTCTGTCGTGTCCTGCTGGACCTGTCCACCGCCGAGACCGCAGCGGTGCTCGACCTGACCGAGGGCACGGTGAAGAGCCGGCTCTCCCGAGGTCTCGCCGGACTGCGAGCGGCGCTGGCCGAGAAGGAGTGA
- a CDS encoding zinc ribbon domain-containing protein, which translates to MPRYEFRCRACGDTFEVNRPMARAAEPASCPQGHDDTVKLLSTVAVTGRGGAGAPAPAPSGGGCCGGGCGC; encoded by the coding sequence ATGCCCCGGTACGAGTTCCGCTGCCGCGCCTGCGGCGACACCTTCGAGGTCAACCGTCCCATGGCGCGGGCCGCCGAGCCGGCGTCCTGCCCGCAGGGGCACGACGACACGGTGAAGCTGCTGTCCACGGTCGCGGTGACCGGCCGCGGTGGGGCGGGCGCGCCCGCCCCGGCACCGAGCGGTGGCGGCTGCTGCGGCGGTGGCTGCGGCTGCTGA
- the hemB gene encoding porphobilinogen synthase translates to MPYPEIRPRRLRRNAAVRRLVSETRVDPAELVVPMFVKEGLTEPRAVASLPGVLQHSRDSLRKAAVEAVQAGVGGIMLFGVPESRDERGSGGIDPDGILNVAIRDVISEVGDATVVMSDLCLDEFTSHGHCGLLTPDGGVDNDATLAAYGEMAVAQAAAGVHVVGPSGMMDGQVGVVRRALDAAGHQDVSILAYAVKYASAFYGPFRDAVESALEGDRRSYQQDPANLRESLREVELDVAEGADMVMVKPALPYLDVVAAVRAAVDVPVAAYQVSGEYAMVEAAAANGWIDRERVMLESLTAIRRAGAQIILTYWAVEAAGLLRQRY, encoded by the coding sequence GTGCCGTACCCCGAGATCCGGCCCCGCCGGCTGCGCCGCAACGCCGCCGTGCGGCGGCTGGTCTCCGAGACCCGCGTCGACCCGGCCGAACTGGTCGTACCGATGTTCGTCAAGGAGGGGCTGACCGAGCCGCGGGCCGTCGCGTCGCTCCCGGGCGTGCTCCAGCACTCCCGGGACTCGCTGCGCAAGGCCGCCGTCGAGGCGGTCCAGGCCGGGGTCGGCGGGATCATGCTCTTCGGGGTACCGGAGTCGCGGGACGAGCGCGGCTCGGGCGGGATCGACCCGGACGGCATCCTCAACGTCGCCATCCGGGACGTGATCTCCGAGGTGGGCGACGCCACGGTCGTGATGAGCGACCTGTGCCTGGACGAGTTCACCTCGCACGGGCACTGCGGCCTGCTCACTCCCGACGGCGGGGTGGACAACGACGCCACCCTGGCCGCGTACGGCGAGATGGCGGTGGCCCAGGCCGCCGCCGGGGTCCACGTGGTCGGGCCGTCCGGCATGATGGACGGCCAGGTCGGCGTGGTCCGCCGGGCCCTGGACGCCGCCGGGCACCAGGACGTGAGCATCCTGGCGTACGCCGTGAAGTACGCGTCGGCGTTCTACGGCCCCTTCCGCGACGCGGTGGAGTCGGCGCTGGAGGGCGACCGTCGCAGCTACCAGCAGGACCCGGCGAACCTCCGCGAGTCGCTGCGCGAGGTCGAGTTGGACGTCGCCGAGGGCGCCGACATGGTGATGGTCAAGCCGGCGCTGCCGTACCTCGACGTGGTCGCGGCGGTCCGGGCGGCGGTGGACGTCCCGGTCGCCGCCTACCAGGTCTCCGGCGAGTACGCGATGGTCGAGGCGGCCGCCGCGAACGGCTGGATCGACCGTGAGCGGGTGATGCTGGAGTCGCTCACCGCGATCCGTCGGGCCGGCGCCCAGATCATCCTCACCTACTGGGCGGTCGAGGCGGCCGGGCTGCTCCGCCAGCGCTACTGA